Sequence from the Kineosporiaceae bacterium genome:
ATGGGTCCTCCCGGCGCCAGGCCCACATCCGCCAGGGCACCGCCGCCAGAGCCAGCAACAGCCCGCCGCCGAGGAACGAACCGACGAAGAGCAGTGCGTCCAGGCGGATCGGCACGTCCGGCAGCCCCGGTGCCGGAGTCACCACCGTGGTCTGCGTCCGGCCCCCGAGGCAGCCGGATTCCCTACGACGTTCGACGCCGAGGTAGGGATCTGTCCAGACCGCCTCGCACCCCTCGTCGCCGGCCACGACCTGTGCGGTGGACATCGTTCCGGTGAGCAACAGCCCGGCCAGAACAGCGAGCGGCACCGCAGTCAGGATCGTCACGACAGCAGGCCAGGTCCGCCACGGCCGCGGCCTCCCGCTGGTCGCATTCACCTGGCCGCGGCGCACCTGGGTCACCGATCGCGTCAACAGCTCGCGGAGCAGGGGAGCGTCCGTTTCGCCCACGGCCAATGCGACGGGCGTGCCGTTGCCGTCCTGGCACAGCAGCATCCGGGACAGGTCGTCATCGCTGGTCTCGGCTGTGCCGGCCAGCCGGACCCGGGTGAGCTGTAGTCCGACGTGGGACAGATCGATCTGCCTACCCGAGCGCAGCGTGAAGCTGATCTGATCGCGGCTTACTGTGAGGCGACCCCGTTGCGCTCGGATCGGGTAGGGCGCCGTCGCACCACGTAGCGCGGCGGCGCATCGAAGGGTGCCGGTGGCTGCGACCCGGTGTCGGCGGCGGAGCGTGACCAGGTGGGAGGCACCGATGACGAGGCCCACGAGGGCAAGCCCTGCCGCTACCCCGAGTAGCCAGTCGAGCATCCGTCGCTCCCGTTCATGGAGGCACCATTGTGACCGCAGCTCGGCGCTGCGGTGGCGGCATCGTCACGACCGCGAGACAGGTCACCTAGAGTGCCGACATGGAGCAGCCACAGTTCTGGTTCAACGTCACGACCGGTCAGGTCGAGACCGAGGAGAACAAGTCTCGCGGGGAGGTCCTGATGGGTCCCTACCCCACCTTCGAGGCGGCCTCCCGGGCGCTGCAATCGGCGCGTGAGCGGACCGAGAAGTGGGACGAAGACGATCGGCGCTGGCGGGGCGACGGGGACGGCGAAGGCGCCTGACCGACCCACGGCGGCGCGCCGGAGCCGAGATCACGGAATGACCTCGGCCGCGGTCCTCAGCTCTCGAAGGAGTGTTCGGGGGCCGGGAACGTGCCGGCGCGGACGTCGTCCGCATAGGCCTTCGCGGCGTCCAGCATCACGTTGTGCAGGTCGGCGTACCGCTTGACGAACCGCGGCGCCTTGCCGGTGCGCAGGCCCATCATGTCCTGCCAGACCAGCACCTGGGCGTCGCAGTGCGGCCCGGCGCCGATGCCGATCGTGGGGATCTGCAGGGCCTTGGTGACCGCGGCGGCAGCGTCGTTGGGCACCATCTCGAGCACGATCGCGAACGCGCCGGCCTCTTGCAGCGCCAGGGCGTCGGCGACCATGCGATCGACGGCCTCCTCGCCGCGGCCCTGCACCCGGTAACCACCCAGACCGTGCTCGGCCTGCGGAGTGAAGCCGATGTGGCACATCACGGGGATGCCGGCACCGACGATCGCCTCGACGCTGGGCGCCACGCGCCGTCCGCCCTCGAGCTTGACCGCGTGGGCCAGGCCCTCTTTCATCATGCGCATCGAACTGCCCAGCGCCTGGTCCGGGCCGGCCTGGTAGGAACCGAAGGGCAGGTCGGCGACCACCAGGCAGTGCCGGGCGCTGCGGGTGACGGCGCGCACCAGCGGCACCATCTCGTCGACGGTGATGGGCACCGTGGTCTCGTAGCCGTAGACGTTGTTGGCCGCCGAGTCGCCCACCAGCAACACCGGGATGCCGGCCTGCTCGAACACGGCCGCCGCGTACTGGTCGTAGGCGGTGAGCATGGCGAACTTCTCGCCGCGCTGCTTCATCTCGCGCAGGTGGTGGATCCGCACCCGACGCGGTGGCGGCACGGCTCCCGGGGCCGCGGCGTCCGGCACGACCACCCGCGCGCCGTAGGGGTTCGGTTGCTCGTTCTCACTCATGCCTTCTCCAAAGGTTGCGTCCGAAACCTGCTCATGCTCCGCTGGTGACTCGCCATGATCGGACATTTCGCCCAGATTCACGTCGTGGGCGGAGCATCGGCGGTCACCGGCGGAGCATGAGCAGGTTGGGGGTGGGTGTTCGGGGTCAGGATTCGTGTTCGCGCCAGCGGCTGGTGATGGGTAGGCGGCGGTCGCGGCCGAAGGCGATGGGCGAGACCTTGGGGCCGGGGGCGGATTGGCGGCGCTTCCACTCGGCGCGGTCGACCATGGTGACGACAGCGTCGATCGTGGCCGGCTCGAAGCCGTCGGCCAGCAGTTCCGAGCGGCCGTGGGCACCCTCGACGTATCGCTCGAGGACGGCGTCCAACAGGTCGTAGGGAGGCAGCGAGTCCTGGTCCAGCTGCCCCGGGCGCAGTTCGGCCGAGGGCGCCTTGGTGATGCACGGTTCGGGGATCGGTGGCTTCTCGCCCCGGGCCACGGCGTCGGCGTTGCGCCAGCGAGCCAACGCCCACACATCGGTCTTGGGCACGTCCTTGACCGGGTTGTACCCGCCCACCGAATCGCCGTAGATGGTCGAGTACCCGACGGCCAGCTCCGATTTGTTGCCGGTGGTCAACGTGAGGTGGCCCTCCTGGTTCGACAACCCCATCAGGACGACGCCACGCACCCGGGCCTGCAGGTTCTCCTCCGCCAGGCCGGTCAGGCCCAGCGCGCTCAGGAAGGTCTCGACCATCGGTGCGATCGGCACCACCCGGTAGTCCAGGCCCAGCCGCATCGCCAGGTCGGCGGCGTCGTCCTTGGAGTGCTCGCTCGAGTAGCTGCTCGGCATCGAGACCCCGACGACGTTCTCCGCGCCGATCGCGTCCGCGGCGATGGCGGCCACCAGGGTCGAGTCGATGCCACCCGACAGCCCGAGCACCACCGAGCGGAACCCGTTCTTGCGCACGTAGTCCCGCAGGCCGACCACCAGGGCCCGGTACACCTCGGCGTCACCCTCGCGGTCGACGGCGAAGGTGGCCGGGGGTCGCAGCATCGGGTCGGGGGAGTAGGGCGCGACGGCGTCCTCGCTGATCGTGACGTGCCGGACGCCGTCCACCACCGCGGGTGCCGCGTGCCCGGAGTCCGCCGGCAGGTCGAGGTCGACCACGAGCAGGTGCTCGTCGAACTGTGGGGCACGGGCCAGCACCTCACCACCGGCCGAGACCACGATCGAGTCGCCGTCGAAGACCAGGTCGTCCTGGCCCCCGACCATGTTCACGTAGGCCAGGGCGCACCCCGCCTGTGCGGCGCGGCGGGTGACCAACTCGCGACGCACGTCGTCCTTGTCGCGCTCGTAGGGCGAGCCGTTGAGCACCAGCAGGAGCTCGGCGCCGGCCGCGCGGGTGAGCGCCACCGGGCCGCCCTCCTGCCACAGGTCCTCGCAGATGGCGATCGCCACGTCGACGCCGCGCACCCGCGCCACGGTCAGGTCACGCCCGGGCACGAAGATCCGGAACTCGTCGAAGACGCCGTAGTTGGGCAGGTGGTGCTTGGCGTAGCGAGCCACCACCGCGCCCCCGACGCAGATCGCAGCGCAGTTCTGCGGCTCACCCTTGGGTACCCCGACCCGGACGGCGGGCGCCACGTTCTCGCCGTGACCGTCACCGTCGCGGTCGACCCGGTCGAGGTAGCCGACCACGACCGGCAGCTCGCCCAGCCCATCGGCGTCCAGGTCGGCGGCCAACTGCTCGACTGCGGCACGACTGGCGTCGACGAACGACGTGCGCAGG
This genomic interval carries:
- the panB gene encoding 3-methyl-2-oxobutanoate hydroxymethyltransferase gives rise to the protein MSENEQPNPYGARVVVPDAAAPGAVPPPRRVRIHHLREMKQRGEKFAMLTAYDQYAAAVFEQAGIPVLLVGDSAANNVYGYETTVPITVDEMVPLVRAVTRSARHCLVVADLPFGSYQAGPDQALGSSMRMMKEGLAHAVKLEGGRRVAPSVEAIVGAGIPVMCHIGFTPQAEHGLGGYRVQGRGEEAVDRMVADALALQEAGAFAIVLEMVPNDAAAAVTKALQIPTIGIGAGPHCDAQVLVWQDMMGLRTGKAPRFVKRYADLHNVMLDAAKAYADDVRAGTFPAPEHSFES
- a CDS encoding methionine aminopeptidase, yielding MEQPQFWFNVTTGQVETEENKSRGEVLMGPYPTFEAASRALQSARERTEKWDEDDRRWRGDGDGEGA
- a CDS encoding NAD+ synthase, producing the protein MTQLRLALAQVNPTVGDLAGNTALVRAWTRRAAEAGAHLVAFPEMVLTGYPVEDLALRTSFVDASRAAVEQLAADLDADGLGELPVVVGYLDRVDRDGDGHGENVAPAVRVGVPKGEPQNCAAICVGGAVVARYAKHHLPNYGVFDEFRIFVPGRDLTVARVRGVDVAIAICEDLWQEGGPVALTRAAGAELLLVLNGSPYERDKDDVRRELVTRRAAQAGCALAYVNMVGGQDDLVFDGDSIVVSAGGEVLARAPQFDEHLLVVDLDLPADSGHAAPAVVDGVRHVTISEDAVAPYSPDPMLRPPATFAVDREGDAEVYRALVVGLRDYVRKNGFRSVVLGLSGGIDSTLVAAIAADAIGAENVVGVSMPSSYSSEHSKDDAADLAMRLGLDYRVVPIAPMVETFLSALGLTGLAEENLQARVRGVVLMGLSNQEGHLTLTTGNKSELAVGYSTIYGDSVGGYNPVKDVPKTDVWALARWRNADAVARGEKPPIPEPCITKAPSAELRPGQLDQDSLPPYDLLDAVLERYVEGAHGRSELLADGFEPATIDAVVTMVDRAEWKRRQSAPGPKVSPIAFGRDRRLPITSRWREHES